The proteins below are encoded in one region of Penicillium psychrofluorescens genome assembly, chromosome: 4:
- a CDS encoding uncharacterized protein (ID:PFLUO_006281-T1.cds;~source:funannotate), translating to MTSPLKVLICGSGCAGPALVYWLMRLGHRVTVVERYPTLRAAGAQIDLRAQGIEVVKRMGLLESVRDKLVDEEGMRFVDSTGKSWGTVLANKSGQGAQSLTSEYEIMRGDLVQILYDATKDHEGVEYIFGKSVERFEQDDQKVTVYFSDGAVDDYDLLVGADGQGSRVRKAILPPGAPDPYRRIGACAAYWKIPRRETDDRMASVYAATKGRAIFRRCNSGSTQVLVSKRDDGNELNSLARAPVEQQKEIWEGILRGAGWETERFVEGMKSADDFYCQELVQVRTETWYKGRVVLLGDAGYCPSPLTGMGTTASFVGAYVLAGEITRHPGDLVAALASYDAVFRPFVHEMQTLYRGLVRLAMPMSPWVIRIRCYFTWMVCSLKIPDFISKFSAADRGGWKLPKYPELMAIEKQ from the coding sequence ATGACATCTCCACTGAAAGTCCTCATTTGTGGAAGTGGCTGCGCGGGCCCAGCACTAGTCTACTGGCTCATGCGGCTCGGCCACCGTGTGACAGTGGTAGAGCGATACCCCACACTACGAGCAGCAGGCGCACAGATCGACCTGCGCGCGCAAGGGATTGAAGTGGTCAAGCGTATGGGGCTACTAGAGAGCGTGCGCGacaagctcgtcgacgaagagggCATGCGGTTCGTGGACTCGACAGGGAAATCATGGGGCACGGTTCTCGCCAACAAGAGCGGGCAGGGCGCGCAGAGCTTAACCTCTGAATATGAGATTATGCGGGGGGATCTCGTGCAGATTCTCTACGATGCGACGAAGGACCACGAGGGCGTGGAGTATATCTTTGGAAAGAGCGTTGAGCGCTTCGAGCAGGATGACCAGAAGGTGACGGTTTATTTCTCGGACGGCGCCGTCGATGACTATGACCTCCTCGTCGGGGCGGATGGACAGGGCTCGCGCGTTCGCAAGGCCATCCTCCCGCCTGGCGCGCCGGATCCATATCGCCGTATCGGGGCGTGTGCGGCGTACTGGAAGATCCCGCGCCGGGAAACGGATGATAGGATGGCGAGTGTATATGCCGCGACTAAGGGAAGGGCTATTTTCCGGCGGTGCAATAGTGGCTCGACGCAGGTGCTTGTGTCGAAACGGGACGATGGCAACGAGCTTAACAGTCTGGCGCGCGCGCCGGTTgagcagcagaaggaaaTATGGGAGGGGATCCTTCGCGGTGCTGGGTGGGAGACGGAGCGGTTTGTGGAGGGGATGAAGTCCGCGGATGATTTCTATTGCCAGGAGCTTGTTCAGGTGAGAACGGAAACTTGGTACAAGGGGCGGGTGGTTCTTCTGGGTGATGCGGGTTACTGTCCGTCGCCGTTGACGGGGATGGGGACCACGGCTAGCTTTGTTGGGGCATATGTCCTCGCCGGAGAGATTACGCGACATCCTGGGGACCTGGTCGCTGCACTGGCAAGCTATGATGCCGTATTCAGGCCGTTTGTCCATGAGATGCAGACGCTTTATCGGGGATTGGTGCGTCTTGCCATGCCCATGTCGCCGTGGGTGATTCGCATACGATGCTACTTTACGTGGATGGTTTGTTCCCTGAAGATTCCTGACTTTATCTCCAAGTTTTCTGCGGCGGATCGGGGTGGTTGGAAACTGCCCAAGTACCCGGAGCTCATGGCCATTGAGAAACAGTGA
- a CDS encoding uncharacterized protein (ID:PFLUO_006279-T1.cds;~source:funannotate), which produces MEAIVRILSYANNKPYRSRDVRHEPHLYLNEDGFVDFAPGDVENPHNWSMARRVTITMSAVLLVVNATFASSSPSGCFGSISKEFGVSTEVAGLTVTLFLLGYCAGPLIFAPLSEFYGRRWIFYTTFTLYIAFNFLCAFAPNLGALLVGRFLTGTFVSAPLSNAPGVLADLWDPLQRANAMAGFSAMVYVGPALGPVIAGFLELKEDWRWSFYVLLWLGGVTAVVMLTIPETYGPIVLYNKAKRIRKAKIPGYENVKAKIESSDLTLVGIYKVALTRPWIILFDPISLLCAIYMAVVYTLLYMLFTIYPIVFQEKRGWNSGVGELPLLGTIVGAVIGSLIVLVDTQIRQRRIERGEKKMEDSVPEDRLVLGMIGGVAFPATMFWFAWSAEYNYVHWIVPTIAGCFLASSLVLIFVAYLNYLVDCYLMYAASAIAANTIARSACGAAAPLFTNQMFTALGVGGGGSLIGGVATLLACIPFLFYKYGKQIRIRSKFAPALDARTKEKTDEEAGPRDEAIQSPVSQLSEIESSVSQLSESDEVQRGESIKTQD; this is translated from the exons ATGGAAGCTATCGTGCGTATACTGTCCTACGCGAACAATAAACCCTATCGATCTCGAGATGTTCGTCACGAACCTCACCTTTACCTCAACGAAGATGGATTTGTCGACTTCGCGCCCGGCGACGTCGAGAACCCTCACAACTGGTCGATGGCTCGCCGTGTTACCATCACCATGAGTGCCGTTTTACTCGTCGTGAACGCCACATTCGCCTCAAGCTCCCCCAGTGGCTGTTTTggctccatctccaaggAATTCGGTGTGTCGACCGAGGTAGCAGGGCTCACCGTCACACTTTTCCTGCTCGGTTACTGCGCCGGTCCTCTTATCTTCGCTCCGCTCAGCGAGTTCTACGGCCGTCGGTGGATTTTCTACACAACTTTCACGCTTTACATCGCGTTCAACTTCCTATGTGCTTTCGCGCCCAATCTGGGCGCCCTGCTGGTGGGGAGGTTCCTCACAGGAACTTTCGTCTCCGCTCCTTTGAGCAACGCCCCGGGAGTCCTCGCAGATCTATGGGATCCGCTACAGCGTGCCAACGCCATGGCCGGCTTCTCTGCAATGGTTTACGTCGGACCAGCCCTTGGACCCGTTATCGCAGGCTTTCTCGAGCTAAAGGAGGATTGGCGATGGAGCTTTTACGTGCTCCTCTGGCTTGGCGGAGTAACGGCTGTCGTGATGTTGACCATCCCGGAGACATACGGACCGATAGTTTTGTACAACAAGGCAAAGCGCATTCGGAAGGCAAAGATTCCTGGGTACGAGAATGTGAAAGCTAAGATCGAGAGCAGCGATCTGACGCTTGTCGGGATCTACAAGGTGGCGCTGACGCGGCCATGGATTATTCTGTTCGACCCGATTTCTCTACTATGCGCCATCTACATGGCAGTCGTCTATACCTTGCTCTACATGCTTTTCACCATTTATCCCATTGTGTTCCAAGAAAAGCGCGGGTGGAACTCGGGCGTGGGCGAGTTGCCTTTGCTTGGTACCATTGTTGGGGCAGTGATCGGTAGCCTTATTGTTTTGGTTGACACTCAGATCCGCCAGCGACGTATTGAGAGGGGtgagaagaaaatggaagACAGCGTTCCTGAAGATCGGTTAGTCCTAGGGATGATTGGTGGCGTTGCCTTTCCTGCAACCATGTTCTGGTTTGCATGGTCGGCTGAATATAA CTATGTCCACTGGATCGTTCCTACTATCGCTGGGTGCTTTCTCGCGAGCTCTTTGGTTCTCATATTTGTTGCATATTTGAACTACCTTGTGGATTGTTACCTGATGTACGCTGCCTCTGCCATTGCTGCAAACACCATTGCCCGCTCGGCctgcggcgctgctgcaCCGCTATTCACCAACCAAATGTTCACCGCATTgggtgttggtggtggaggaagtCTCATCGGTGGCGTTGCTACCTTGCTAGCGTGTattcctttcctcttctacAAGTATGGAAAGCAGATCAGAATCCGAAGCAAATTTGCGCCAGCGCTGGATGCTCGCACAAAGGAAAAGACGGATGAAGAGGCCGGTCCCCGGGATGAGGCTATCCAAAGTCCTGTGTCGCAGCTCAGTGAGATCGAAAGCTCGGTGTCGCAATTGAGTGAGAGTGACGAAGTACAGAGAGGGGAGAGTATTAAAACCCAGGATTAG
- a CDS encoding uncharacterized protein (ID:PFLUO_006284-T1.cds;~source:funannotate) encodes MKVSAFAVAVLASCDSVVAAGVSPRDQDGTDRAKLPMPPSPPSYPSPWMNPKGVGWEEAYEKAKAFVSQLTLMEKVNLTTGTGWESDQCVGNTGSVPRLGFNGFCTQDSPVGVRLTDFNTVFPAGVTTAATWDRALMYARGLAMGQEHHDKGSTVQLGPVCGPIGRAPEGGRNWEGFAPDPVLSGVGVAESIKGIQDAGVIACVKHFIGYEQEHFRSAGQDDVVASYSSNIDDQTMHEMYLWPFADAVRAGVGSVMCSYNQINNSYGCQNSKVLNGLLKNELGFQGFVMSDWTGQLTGVASAAAGLDMTMPGDTAFDSGESFWGANLTLAVVNGTVPEWRIDDMAMRIMAAYFKVGRTMENQVPVNFDSWSFATEGPLHFAADEGHQQINWHVDVRGDHAKVARQVAAEGSVLLKNNGILPLRKVKQVAVIGSDAGPNLDGPNGCSDRGCDNGTLGMAWGSGTANFAYLVTPDAALQARAIQEGSAYQSIFDDYTTDDSNTQQGNGLTAIPDLVSQAETVSIVFVNADSGEGYITVGGNTGDRNNLTLWHSGDDLIKNVSALCDKTIVVIHSVGPVVVEDWYNNPNVSAIVWAGIPGDQSGNAIADVLYGDVNPSGKSPFSWASDRSQLPDVLYKPNNGKLAPQIDFTEGVFIDYRALDKADITPTFEFGFGLSYTTFEYSNIRVKKNKASAYKPTSGKTIHAPTFGSFSNSLSHYLFPSTWKNVKYYIYPYFTSSDPAKIAGMSDLQPASKFLPPNVNNGKSQPLLPAGGGPGGNPLLYEELYTVTASVMNTGSVAGAEVAQLYISLGGPKDPKVQLRGFDKLFLKPGETGELSVSLTRRDLSNWDVVTQDWFISECPKKVYVGSSSRRLHLSAEL; translated from the exons ATGAAGGTGTCCGCCTTCGCTGTTGCCGTCCTAGCGAGCTGCGACTCCGTGGTCGCAGCGGGCGTTAGCCCTCGCGACCAAGATGGCACTGAT AGAGCTAAATTGCCCATGCCTCCGTCGCCACCCAGCTACCCATCCCCTTGGATGAATCCTAAGGGAGTGGGCTGGGAAGAGGCCTATGAAAAGGCCAAAGCATTTGTCTCCCAGTTGACGCTGATGGAGAAGGTTAATCTGACGACTGGAACTGG TTGGGAGAGCGATCAGTGCGTCGGAAACACTGGATCTGTGCCCCGATTGGGCTTCAATGGCTTCTGCACTCAGGACTCGCCAGTTGGCGTCCGTCTAACCGACTTCAACACGGTATTTCCTGCGGGAGTGACGACAGCTGCCACGTGGGATCGTGCCCTCATGTACGCCCGTGGACTGGCGATGGGCCAGGAGCATCATGACAAAGGCAGCACTGTCCAACTCGGCCCGGTGTGTGGCCCGATAGGCCGTGCCCCGGAGGGCGGTCGGAACTGGGAGGGATTTGCGCCGGATCCAGTCCTTTCGGGTGTTGGAGTAGCCGAGAGCATCAAGGGCATCCAGGACGCCGGTGTGATTGCATGCGTTAAGCACTTCATCGGTTACGAGCAGGAGCATTTCCGGAGCGCCGGTCAGGATGATGTCGTTGCGTCGTACTCTTCCAACATTGACGACCAGACCATGCATGAGATGTATCTGTGGCCCTTTGCCGATGCCGTTCGTGCTGGTGTTGGCTCAGTTATGTGCTCATACAACCAGATCAACAACTCGTACGGATGCCAGAACTCGAAGGTGCTGAACGGCTTGCTAAAGAACGAGCTCGGGTTCCAGGGCTTCGTTATGAGCGACTGGACTGGTCAGCTTACTGGCGTCGCGAGTGCTGCGGCTGGTCTCGATATGACGATGCCGGGAGACACTGCGTTTGACTCGGGTGAGAGCTTTTGGGGTGCGAACCTGACGTTGGCTGTGGTCAACGGCACCGTTCCCGAGTGGCGGATCGACGATATGGCCATGCGAATCATGGCTGCCTACTTCAAGGTTGGCCGTACTATGGAGAACCAAGTACCGGTCAACTTTGACTCGTGGTCCTTTGCGACGGAAGGGCCCCTTCATTTTGCCGCGGACGAGGGCCACCAACAGATCAATTGGCACGTTGATGTGCGTGGCGACCATGCGAAGGTGGCCCGGCAAGTTGCTGCTGAAGGCTCCGTGCTGTTGAAGAATAACGGCATCCTTCCTTTGAGGAAGGTGAAGCAGGTGGCAGTGATCGGCTCCGATGCCGGTCCAAACTTGGACGGTCCCAACGGTTGCAGCGATCGGGGATGTGATAACGGCACTCTGGGTATGGCCTGGGGTTCCGGCACTGCCAACTTCGCCTACCTCGTCACCCCTGATGCCGCCCTCCAGGCTCGAGCTATCCAAGAGGGTTCAGCGTACCAGAGCATCTTCGACGACTATACAACCGACGATTCTAACACACAACAAGGCAATGGCCTAACCGCCATCCCGGATTTGGTTTCACAAGCCGAGACGGTATCCATTGTCTTTGTAAACGCCGACTCGGGCGAGGGCTATATTACTGTTGGCGGGAATACAGGTGACCGTAACAATCTGACCCTTTGGCACAGCGGCGACGACCTGATCAAGAATGTGTCGGCCCTGTGCGACAAGACCATTGTGGTGATCCACTCTGTTGGTCCTGTGGTTGTCGAAGACTGGTACAACAACCCTAACGTATCTGCTATTGTCTGGGCCGGTATCCCGGGCGATCAGTCTGGCAACGCTATCGCGGATGTCCTCTACGGAGACGTCAACCCGTCGGGCAAGAGTCCTTTCAGCTGGGCGAGTGATCGCAGTCAGTTGCCCGACGTCCTCTACAAACCCAACAACGGCAAGCTGGCACCGCAGATCGACTTCACTGAGGGTGTCTTCATTGACTACCGCGCTCTGGACAAGGCTGATATCACGCCCACATTCGAATTCGGTTTCGGCCTCAGTTACACTACGTTCGAATACTCTAACATTcgggtcaagaagaacaaggcgTCTGCGTACAAGCCAACCTCAGGCAAGACCATCCATGCGCCTACCTTCGGCTCCTTCAGTAATTCTCTGTCCCACTACCTGTTCCCCAGTACCTGGAAAAACGTGAAGTACTACATTTACCCGTACTTCACCAGCAGCGACCCCGCCAAGATTGCGGGTATGAGCGATCTGCAGCCTGCCTCCAAGTTCCTGCCCCCCAATGTCAATAATGGAAAATCTCAGCCTCTACTGCCCGCCGGTGGTGGACCTGGTGGTAACCCACTTCTCTACGAAGAGCTGTACACCGTGACAGCCTCCGTCATGAACACCGGTTCCGtcgccggcgccgaggtcgcgCAGCTGTACATCAGCCTCGGAGGACCCAAGGACCCCAAGGTTCAGTTGCGTGGCTTCGATAAGTTGTTTCTCAAGCCGGGCGAGACGGGAGAGCTCTCTGTCTCGCTTACCCGTCGAGATCTAAGCAACTGGGATGTTGTCACTCAGGACTGGTTTATCAGTGAATGCCCAAAGAAGGTGTATGTGGGGTCTAGTTCAAGGAGGCTGCACCTTAGTGCCGAGCTTTAA
- a CDS encoding uncharacterized protein (ID:PFLUO_006282-T1.cds;~source:funannotate) gives MPDGRLSRLKAKLLRRSSLSPKTGNGAGPRGVHHPISSSCPPHLFDSASDKSPYSIVSRCSGDSDPADHDDDDDDAPSPLAQEGSSTRSPQPPSAGSPPPGDLQFPHDHRACTPPPTEPTNSSLHTPLTVDAPSFLDTPPLLTPQTSEDTPFPAVHVEVQAPTPVETPISPTTLDTVVETPVDDRRPSASWSLSDRRSSLSVRRQSLLPVSHNHLINGLLRRDPISSQSGQGSGQDPPDPSEMVQRRIWVKRPGGSATLVPCLEDAVVDELRDQVIMKYANSLGKSFDSPDIVIRITPREGSNRQAHPERLLNPEESLATVLDIYYPGGQAIEEALVIDAPARRTPKPSPRHSIYHHHHAEPGEHGDYFPLMPVNANGQTPPPHPTNGATTAPAISILNTGVPPPLPSPGRSRHHRRPPLTRHTTNSPTQHEVPPVTDIGVSPHSQTPSVPSAPAVPTPPAAPAESSQMKAHTPPAPIVSPRNLRKGKPSPSPATVFGGLIDGTVPPINVLIVEDNIINQRLLEAFMKRLSVRWKCAANGEEAVRKWRQGGFHLVLMDIQLPVMNGLDATKEIRRLERLNGIGVFSKTASGRSSASSTNAGSPHEKRPGFYRSVSEEDTLADLSLFRSPVIIVALTASSLQSDRHEALAAGCNDFLTKPVGFPWLRQKMTEWGCMQALIDFEGWRKWRGFIDSPLSSSPSADSAVSPMQTGDNKLVNLEPNSPSSLRTTTSNKPHGPRPTLPDAAEIMREDSWGSGSGDTDSPSSPHLTPAESIVPAPVDEPSQNGQ, from the exons ATGCCCGACGGACGGCTGTCGCGTCTGAAGGCCAAGTTACTACGCCGATCATCCCTGTCACCCAAAACGGGCAACGGGGCGGGCCCGCGTGGTGTCCACCAccccatttcttcttcctgtcctCCGCACCTCTTCGACTCCGCCAGCGACAAGTCCCCCTACAGCATCGTCTCCCGCTGCTCAGGCGACTCCGATCCTGccgaccacgacgacgacgacgacgacgctCCGTCGCCGCTCGCCCAGGAAGGTTCCTCCACCAGGAGCCCGCAGCCTCCGTCGGCCGGTTCGCCACCGCCCGGAGATCTCCAGTTTCCTCACGACCATCGCGCGTGTACCCCTCCGCCGACCGAGCCCACGAATTCGTCGTTACACACACCTCTCACCGTCGACGCCCCGTCCTTCCTTGACACCCCTCCGCTGCTGACGCCCCAAACCTCCGAGGACACTCCCTTCCCGGCGGTACACGTCGAAGTTCAAGCACCGACGCCAGTCGAGACTCCGATCTCCCCAACAACCCTAGACACCGTCGTCGAGACCCCTGTAGACGACCGTCGCCCTTCTGCGTCTTGGTCTTTGTCCGACCGCCGCTCCAGCCTTTCCGTCCGTCGACAATCCCTTCTCCCTGTATCGCACAACCATTTGATCAACGGGCTGTTGCGGCGAGATCCCATCTCCTCGCAAAGTGGTCAGGGCAGTGGACAGGATCCTCCTGACCCTTCCGAGATGGTGCAGCGCCGAATTTGGGTCAAGCGGCCGGGTGGCTCGGCCACGCTGGTCCCGTGCTTGGAGGACGCGGTAGtggacgagctgcgcgaCCAGGTTATCATGAAGTACGCTAATTCGCTCGGTAAGAGCTTTGATTCTCCGGATATTGTGATCAGAATCACCCCAAGAGAAGGCTCGAATCGACAAGCCCACCCGGAGCGGCTGCTCAACCCGGAGGAATCTTTAGCCACAGTCCTCGACATATACTATCCCGGAGGTCAGGCAATCGAAGAGGCGTTGGTCATCGATGCGCCAGCGCGTCGAACCCCGAAACCGTCACCGCGCCATTCGATctatcatcaccaccatgccgAGCCCGGCGAACATGGCGACTACTTCCCTCTCATGCCTGTGAACGCCAATGGACAGACACCGCCACCACACCCGACGAACGGTGCTACCACTGCACCAGCCATCTCCATCCTTAATACTGGTGTGCCCCCTCCCCTGCCATCCCCGGGGAGGTCCCGGCATCACCGTCGACCTCCGCTCACGCGGCACACCACAAATTCGCCAACCCAACATGAAGTGCCTCCCGTGACGG ATATTGGCGTCTCCCCTCATAGTCAAACTCCCTCCGTTCCATCGGCCCCGGCTGTGCCAACACCACCCGCAGCACCGGCTGAATCTTCACAGATGAAGGCGCACACTCCGCCAGCACCGATAGTATCGCCGCGGAATTTACGCAAAGGAAAGCCCTCTCCGTCGCCCGCTACGGTTTTTGGTGGCCTGATCGACGGCACGGTGCCTCCCATCAATGTCTTGATCGTGGAAGacaacatcatcaatcaACGGTTGCTGGAGGCGTTTATGAAACGATTGAGTGTGCGTTGGAAGTGCGCAGCAAACGGAGAAGAGGCGGTGCGGAAATGGCGACAGGGTGGATTCCATTTGGTTCTGATGGACATTCAGCTGCCAGTTATGAACGGATTAGATGCAACGAAGGAGATCCGACGGCTGGAGCGGTTAAATGGAATTGGAGTCTTTTCCAAGACGGCCTCTGGGCGCTCCAGCGCCTCAAGCACCAACGCTGGATCTCCACACGAGAAACGACCTGGCTTCTATCGTTCTGTCAGTGAGGAGGATACGCTGGCTGATCTCTCGCTGTTCCGGAGTCCGGTGATTATTGTCGCGTTGACGGCCAGCAGTTTGCAAAGTGACCGCCacgaggcgctggcggctgGCTGTAATGATTTCTTGACAAAACCCGTCGGTTTCCCATGGCTTCGGCAAAAGATGACAGAGTGGGGTTGCATGCAGGCCTTGATCGATTTTGAGGGCTGGCGCAAATGGCGCGGGTTCATCGACTCGCCCCTGTCTTCgtctccctccgccgacaGCGCAGTCAGCCCGATGCAGACAGGCGATAATAAGCTGGTCAACCTAGAACCAAATTCTCCATCGTCTCTGCGCACTACCACCTCCAACAAACCACACGGACCACGCCCTACCCTACCTGATGCCGCAGAGATCATGCGCGAAGACTCCTGgggcagcggcagcggcgacACAGATTCGCCTTCGAGTCCGCACCTAACGCCTGCAGAATCTAttgttcctgctcctgtcGATGAGCCTTCTCAGAATGGTCAGTGA
- a CDS encoding uncharacterized protein (ID:PFLUO_006280-T1.cds;~source:funannotate) codes for MKLSIVMIAMTTGLALAAPISNEHGIARAQGVGIYEKRGAGLGHEIENEKRGLSSGREMENQKRGSRAGYEIENEKRGDASGLDIEREKRGAGSGHEIENEKRGLSSGREMESQKRGAGSGHEIENEKRGDASGLDIEREKLGAGSGHEIENEKRGLSSGREMENQKRGVGSGREMESERRV; via the coding sequence ATGAAGCTCTCTATTGTCATGATCGCAATGACCACTGGTCTGGCTCTTGCTGCACCTATCTCAAACGAACATGGCATTGCTAGAGCCCAAGGGGTCGGAATCTACGAGAAGCGTGGtgctggccttggccatgagattgagaatgagaagcgGGGTCTAAGCTCTGGCCGTGAGATGGAGAACCAGAAGCGAGGTTCTCGCGCTGGCTATGAgattgagaatgagaaaCGTGGTGATGCTAGCGGCCTTGATATAGAGCGCGAGAAGCGGggcgctggatctggccatgagattgagaatgagaagcgGGGTCTTAGCTCTGGCCGTGAGATGGAGAGCCAGAAGCGTGGTGCTGGATCTGGCCATGAGATTGAGAATGAAAAACGTGGTGATGCTAGCGGCCTTGATATAgagcgcgagaagctgggcgctggatctggccatgagattgagaatgagaagcgGGGTCTTAGTTCTGGCCGTGAGATGGAGAACCAGAAGCGAGGTGTTGGCTCTGGCCGtgagatggagagcgagaggCGCGTCTGA
- a CDS encoding uncharacterized protein (ID:PFLUO_006283-T1.cds;~source:funannotate), whose amino-acid sequence MSNAGDVTVASNVLGTIGTVLWCIQLVPQIWYNWKRKKTDGFPAAMMFLWASCSVPMGAYLILQQVNIPLQIQPQIFCFFSLISWSQILYYNHNYSRAKAALICAATIVLFGGLETLLILTLRIPYNNGVRWPDLVVGVVAAILLTAGLLPPYYELWKRDGRVIGFNWVFLGIDTMGGLFSLFALAAQGTFDILAGVLYIIVVALEVGIYISHLIWRFRYRQLRREAKAAGKSIDDLLELQRNDTEENQDSEKGLGVGNGDDGQTE is encoded by the exons ATGTCAAACGCAGGCGACGTCACAGTGGCATCTAATGTCTTGGGCACCATCGGCACCGTGCTCTGGTGTATCCAGCTGGTGCCTCAGATCTGGTACAATTGGAAACGCAAGAAGACCGATGGGTTTCCAGCAGCTATGATGTTTCTGTGGGCAAGCT GCTCCGTTCCTATGGGTGCATATCTGATTCTGCAG CAAGTGAACATTCCGCTGCAGATCCAGCCTCAGatcttttgctttttttccctGATTAGTTGGAGTCAGATATTGTACTACAATCA TAATTATAGCCGGGCGAAGGCAGCCTTGATATGTGCCGCCACGATTGTGTTGTTTGGTGGCTTGGAGACCCTTTTGATCCTCACTTTGCGA ATTCCATATAATAACGGCGTGCGATGGCCGGATCTCGTTGTCGGGGTCGTCGCAGCCATCCTACTTACTGCGGGCTTGTTGCCTCCGTACTATGAGCTgtggaagagagatgggCGCGTGATCGGGTTCA ATTGGGTGTTCTTGGGTATTGACACGATGGGCGGGCTCTTCTCCCTGTTCGCTTTAG CGGCACAAGGGACCTTTGACATTCTGGCTGGAGTCTTGTATATCATTGT AGTGGCCCTGGAAGTGGGCATCTACATTAGCCACCTCATCTGGCGTTTCCGGTACCGCCAACTTCGGAGAgaggccaaggctgcgggGAAGAGTATTGATGATCTGTTGGAATTGCAGAGAAATGACACGGAGGAAAATCAGGACTCGGAAAAGGGCCTAGGTGTCGGGAATGGAGACGATGGGCAGACAGAATGA